GAGGGTGTTGGGGTCTAGGTGAGAAGAAACCCCCCCATGGTGTATGTAACTCTCTGCAGTGCCATGGAGAGTCAGTTTGGGATATGGGAATCAAGGactcctggaatggtttggcaGGGATGCAAAAGAGAGTCTGGCTCAAGCccttggccatggcagggacaagTGCCACTAGTTCAGGCTGCAGAAACTTCCTCCCcttggacacttccagggatgggacctccccttctctgggcaacctgctccagtgtcctgCCACCATCatggtaaaatatttcttttgcatatccaatctcagtctcccctccttCTGTTCAACACTACTGTCCCTCGCTCTGCAAACACCTTCCCCCAGAGGATAGGGGTGAGGCCTTGGCCCTTTGGATTGatgaaacatctccaggtctGCTCAGCATCAGagacaccttcctctgcttgccCTGACCTCTCATCACTGCCTCCACTTCTCTACTCCAACCAGACACTGGAGAAACTTTCCCAGTAGTGTCTTCACTGGGACCCAGCAACACTACAAGAAACTTCAGAGTCTGAACAGAACTTTGACTTCTTGAGACGTTTCATCATCAGTCTCTGATGTTTACATGGCAGCAAGGCCACCAGAGGGATCATTACATGCCTTTAGCTGGTCCTCTGCTCCTCAGTTGGGCTGAGCTCCATGctagagggagctgctggcaagcagacagcagagaaaataaagagcTCTGGCCAGGAGCACCTcctcagcacaacacagcagggctgagtgcACTGCCAGAGGGTCtcatgaagatgaggaaggcagagagagattCAAGGTGGCCAGGAAGTCACTGCAGTCACTGACATGGTGAGTCTGTGGGTACAGGGCAGGGTACggcagagcaaggcagggcagggtccttgtgctgtgcagagggagctgcctTGGCCAGTGTTGCTCACAGTTGTAGCTCCCCTGTGGGCATTTGTGAGGAGGCTTTCCAGAAGAACATCAAGGCAGCATTTTCATGGAAGGGAAGGAGTTTTTCCTTCAAATTTTGATCACCTTGTTGTGCTGGGTGGGCAATGTGAGACTAGAGTGTGTTTCTCTACTCTGCAGAAAGGTCTCATTAGTCTTTGTCTGAGCTGCTCCTGacccctgcacacacagaggtgtccctgggcagtgtcCACCTGCTGGCAGGggtctgcagggcagagctgagcacacagcaggtgGGATGGgctctgtcagcagggacagggaggagaaCTGGGTacagagaagcagctcctggcagggacagctgcaggcaACAGAGACTTgggctgggggggagagggaggtgctgcCAGAGATGCCCTGGCAAGGGGGATCAGGCACCTCTGTGCCAttctctgcactgcagaaaCACTTCCCAATGCAAccttttgctctcctcttctccccagcacacGCAGTGCCCTCAAAGCTATAGGCTCAGGGTCATCAGTCACCACCTTGGCAGCTGCCATTCAGCTGAAGGCTCCTGGAGTGTGCACATAAAAGGATGACAAAAGCTCTTCAGTGCCAtcttgggagctgcagagagcagaactggccaaggagaaggcttcagcccaagtccctctgcctttctctcttcccttcattgtctctgcagcactgcagtgctctTCCCTCATTCTCCAGCCATCCACAGGACTCTTGCTCTGGGGCATTGCTGTTGCCATGTGGTCACTTTGTGTTCTGACACTGACTCTGCAAGTCCTGCCCCAGAGGTGTCTGCATGGAAACTAATTGTCCAAGCTGCCTTAGAAGCTGTGCTGAAGATGCCAGaggttgggggtggtggggaatgagctgatccattgctgctgcagctcagggaggaggtgttgTGTGAGCACTGCAATCTTGgtgtgcagagagaagtgttCCCTAACTTgtccctgccttttcctccttgcacaggtctccatgggcagaggcagcagatggccaacagcagcttcatcccccacttcctcctgctgccattgccaggcacaaggcagctgcagcccttgcacttctgcctcttcctggccatctacctggctgccctgctgggaaaTGGCCTCATCATCAGCACCAATgcctctgaccaccacctccacacccccatgtacttcttcctcctcaacctcGCCCTCCTTGACCTGGGTACCATCTCCACCACCGTCCCCAAATCCATGGACAATTTCCTGAGGAACACCATGGACATCTCCTATGCAGGATGTGTTCTCCAGCTCTTCTTTTACATATTCCTAATTGCTGCAGAGTATTTTTTCCTCACCACCATGTCCTACGATCGCTATGTTGCCATCTGCAGACCCCTGCACTATgagaccctcctgggcagcacagtttgtgtccacctggcagCAACTGCCTGGGCCTATGGGGctctcactgctgtgctgcacacagccaatacattttccctgtccttctgccagggcaatgctgtggaccagttcttctgtgaaatcccacagatcctcaagctctcctgctccacatccTACCTCAGGGAACTTGGACTTGTTGTGTTCAGTCTCTTTGTAGGTTTTGTCTGTTCTGTGTTCATTGTGGTGTCCTATGTGCAGAtcttcagggcagtgctgaggatcccctctcagcagggacgccacaaagcctttgccacctgcctgcctcacctggCTGTGGCCTCCCTGTGTCTCAGCACCATAATGTTTGCCCACCTGAagccctcctccatctcctctccattTCTGGACTTGGTGGTGTCAGTTATGTACTCAGTGGTTCCTCCATCAGTGAACCCTCTCATCTACAGCCTGAGGAACCAGGAGTTCAAGGCTGCCCTCAGCAAACTGCTCCCTGGCTGCTTTCAGAAACAATAAACTgtttgtcttctcctgcagagcagttctgatgtCACTCAGTGCAGGCCCAGTGTGGCCTTCTCTATCTTTTCCTATTTGCTTTggatttttcctctttgcatCTTTGTCTTCCCCTTTCTAattcactctctgcttttcttttctgaccAAGAGTTTATGttggaggagctgtgctccttgtttggttaaacaaaataaagcacttttccataacattttttttttgctgacatCATTCCTCCAAGAATTTTCTGGAGCTTCAAGGAGAATTCCTGTGTGCAGAGTTGGCAGAGAAACgtgtcccagcacagcagcactgccacaaaGATCCAGCACTTCCTGGATCCCCTTTCCCACTCCCAATAGAGTTTGGCCCCTTCCAGTACCAATTGGGTCTCCTGAATCCCTCCTAGTACAAACTGTTCCTCACCCCAGTACAAACTGATCCTCTGACTCTCTCTTTACCAACTCCATCTGTCCCAGTACAAATTTCTTACTCTGACCCCTCCCAGTACAGAGTAGCCTCATCACAGTACAAACTACAGACCCTGATCCCATCCCACTAGAGATTGGGCGACAGCTCAGTCCAGAGTCCCTTCAAGCCCTCCACATACAGACTTGCCCTTGTCCCAGTATAAACTGATGCTCCTGA
The window above is part of the Indicator indicator isolate 239-I01 chromosome 6, UM_Iind_1.1, whole genome shotgun sequence genome. Proteins encoded here:
- the LOC128967502 gene encoding olfactory receptor 14A16-like: LAIYLAALLGNGLIISTNASDHHLHTPMYFFLLNLALLDLGTISTTVPKSMDNFLRNTMDISYAGCVLQLFFYIFLIAAEYFFLTTMSYDRYVAICRPLHYETLLGSTVCVHLAATAWAYGALTAVLHTANTFSLSFCQGNAVDQFFCEIPQILKLSCSTSYLRELGLVVFSLFVGFVCSVFIVVSYVQIFRAVLRIPSQQGRHKAFATCLPHLAVASLCLSTIMFAHLKPSSISSPFLDLVVSVMYSVVPPSVNPLIYSLRNQEFKAALSKLLPGCFQKQ